Below is a genomic region from bacterium.
GCTTCCAGTGAGGTCGAACCGGACGGGGAAGCGGTCGGCGAGTTCGTGGCTGTGGGTGACCACCACGAGGATGGATTGGCGGCGCTCGTCGAGCTCGAGCAGGAGGTTGGCGACCTTGGCGGCGGAGTCGCGGTCGAGGTTCCCGGTGGGTTCGTCGCAGAGAAGCAACAGCGGTTCGCGAATCAGCGCGCGTGCCAGTGCGACGCGCTGCTTCTCACCGCCGGAGAGCTCCGCTGGGCGGTGGTCGAGCCGTTCTCCGAGGCCAACCTGATCGATGAGCGCGCGGGCGCGGTCTTCAAAGCCGCCGCCGGAGTCGGCCACCAGCGTAGGTGTCAGAACGTTCTCGAGCACCGAGCACTGGGGTAGCAGGCAGTGGTCC
It encodes:
- a CDS encoding ABC transporter ATP-binding protein, with protein sequence MLEARNLSKEYATPRGPLPVIEDVSLALAPGEAASIMGPSGSGKSTLLYMLGALEPPSAGTVTLAGENPYELPEPKLAAFRNRKIGFVFQDHCLLPQCSVLENVLTPTLVADSGGGFEDRARALIDQVGLGERLDHRPAELSGGEKQRVALARALIREPLLLLCDEPTGNLDRDSAAKVANLLLELDERRQSILVVVTHSHELADRFPVRFDLTGSRIERTR